A DNA window from Phragmites australis chromosome 11, lpPhrAust1.1, whole genome shotgun sequence contains the following coding sequences:
- the LOC133884970 gene encoding uncharacterized protein LOC133884970 isoform X2, which translates to MDLGEGNTNTRVKRAKATNWPRVMSKFVLDWYLEKKKGMPPKTKFKKVHHVWCTSAVNAKFKTTFSVDQVHRHFRRFKEIWIIVTKYVNENGSRFSKKHKMLILPPSTMASLPIAERAILAKPIPFWDHLVDLFNDGQLDCAACMRDPVTADDSNEELEAQDALNLMATCAETGDQDGEDFDKIGLEGEDDHHEVAASSGGVPCEVMSGTSAPSAQPSGSFAESNMAALKPSAKKLKIVSKTKSSPKLQAPVTRDVRNKDVLNTTLVGIRDSVAKPVRTATTSDPNAPLWNMLKEISLTPSDRLSVGIYLCKPEFEVHRSFFMNMGKEYLEAWACKFLSGEEPGVL; encoded by the exons ATGGACCTAGGAGAAGGCAATACCAATACTAGGGTCAAAAGGGCAAAAGCCACAAATTGGCCCAGAGTGATGTCAAAGTTTGTGCTTGATTGGTACCtcgagaagaagaagggaatgCCGCCTAAGACCAAGTTCAAGAAGGTGCACCACGTTTGGTGCACCTCTGCAGTAAATGCTAAATTCAAAACAACTTTCTCTGTTGACCAGGTCCATCGCCATTTTAGACGTTTCAAGGAGATTTGGATTATTGTGACCAAGTATGTCAATGAGAATGGGAGCAGGTTTAGCAAGAAACACAAAATGCTTATACTTCCTCCTTCCACTATGGCTAGTCTACCT ATAGCAGAGCGTGCTATTCTCGCTAAGCCCATTCCATTCTGGGACCATCTGGTAGATCTCTTTAACGATGGCCAACTGGATTGTGCTGCCTGCATGAGAGACCCTGTGACGGCTGATGATTCTAATGAAGAGTTGGAAGCCCAGGACGCATTGAACCTTATGGCCACTTGTGCAGAAACAGGGGACCAAGATGGGGAAGACTTCGACAAAATAGGGTTGGAGGGTGAAGATGACCATCATGAGGTGGCAGCAAGTAGCGGCGGGGTGCCTTGTGAAGTGATGTCAGGTACTAGTGCACCATCTGCGCAGCCGTCTGGGTCATTTGCCGAGAGCAATATGGCTGCTCTCAAGCCTAGCGCAAAGAAGTTGAAAATAGTCAGCAAAACAAAGTCGAGCCCAAAGCTGCAGGCTCCAGTGACACGTGATGTCAGGAATAAGGATGTGTTGAACACTACCTTAGTGGGGATCCGTGACAGTGTTGCAAAACCAGTACGAACAGCAACAACATCAGACCCAAATGCTCCTCTGTGGAACATGCTAAAAGAAATTTCATTGACACCTTCTGATAGGTTATCAGTTGGAATATATCTTTGTAAGCCAGAGTTTGAAGTGCATCGAAGCTTTTTTATGAACATGGGTAAGGAGTACCTCGAAGCGTGGGCCTGCAAGTTCTTGTCTGGAGAGGAACCTGGAGTCTTATAG
- the LOC133884396 gene encoding LOW QUALITY PROTEIN: glutamine--tRNA ligase (The sequence of the model RefSeq protein was modified relative to this genomic sequence to represent the inferred CDS: substituted 3 bases at 3 genomic stop codons) yields MVVLHPLKVVITNLDYGTIINLDAKMXPDAPDDDTSAHYKVPFSRTVYIEQSDFRLKDSKDYYGLAPGKSVLLRYAFPIKCTEVICGDNSDNIVEIRVEYDPSKATRLXGVLHWVAEPSPGVERLKVEVRLFDKLFLSEIXYLNPAELEDWMGDLNPQSKEVIKGAYGCVPSLASAVLGDKFQFERLGYFAVDSDSTPGELVFNRTVTLRDSYGKTGPK; encoded by the exons ATGGTTGTTTTGCATCCTCTAAAG GTTGTTATAACTAATTTAGATTATGGAACAATAATAAACCTTGATGCCAAAATGTGACCTGATGCTCCTGACGATGATACTTCAGCCCACTATAAg GTCCCATTCTCAAGAACTGTCTACATCGAGCAATCTGATTTTCGCCTAAAGGATTCAAAAGATTACTATGGGCTTGCTCCTGGTAAATCAGTACTACTAAG ATATGCATTCCCAATAAAATGTACGGAGGTTATCTGTGGTGATAATTCGGACAATATTGTTGAAATTCGAGTCGAGTATGACCCTTCTAAGGCTACAAGAT TGTAGGGTGTGTTGCACTGGGTTGCCGAGCCTTCTCCCGGGGTTGAGCGACTCAAAGTTGAAGTCAGATTGTTTGACAAATTGTTTCTCTCAGAGATATAGTATTTG AATCCTGCGGAGCTCGAGGATTGGATGGGTGATCTCAACCCACAGTCGAAGGAGGTGATAAAGGGTGCATATGGT tgtgTACCTTCACTTGCAAGTGCAGTTCTTGGGGACAAATTCCAATTTGAACGCCTTG GTTACTTCGCTGTGGATTCAGACTCGACGCCCGGGGAATTGGTGTTCAACAGAACGGTTACCCTGCGGGATTCCTATGGAAAAACTGGACCCAAGTGA
- the LOC133884970 gene encoding uncharacterized protein LOC133884970 isoform X1 yields MSGGQEGPEGSDHNMDLGEGNTNTRVKRAKATNWPRVMSKFVLDWYLEKKKGMPPKTKFKKVHHVWCTSAVNAKFKTTFSVDQVHRHFRRFKEIWIIVTKYVNENGSRFSKKHKMLILPPSTMASLPIAERAILAKPIPFWDHLVDLFNDGQLDCAACMRDPVTADDSNEELEAQDALNLMATCAETGDQDGEDFDKIGLEGEDDHHEVAASSGGVPCEVMSGTSAPSAQPSGSFAESNMAALKPSAKKLKIVSKTKSSPKLQAPVTRDVRNKDVLNTTLVGIRDSVAKPVRTATTSDPNAPLWNMLKEISLTPSDRLSVGIYLCKPEFEVHRSFFMNMGKEYLEAWACKFLSGEEPGVL; encoded by the exons ATGTCTGGAGGCCAAGAAGGCCCCGAAGGCTCAG ATCATAACATGGACCTAGGAGAAGGCAATACCAATACTAGGGTCAAAAGGGCAAAAGCCACAAATTGGCCCAGAGTGATGTCAAAGTTTGTGCTTGATTGGTACCtcgagaagaagaagggaatgCCGCCTAAGACCAAGTTCAAGAAGGTGCACCACGTTTGGTGCACCTCTGCAGTAAATGCTAAATTCAAAACAACTTTCTCTGTTGACCAGGTCCATCGCCATTTTAGACGTTTCAAGGAGATTTGGATTATTGTGACCAAGTATGTCAATGAGAATGGGAGCAGGTTTAGCAAGAAACACAAAATGCTTATACTTCCTCCTTCCACTATGGCTAGTCTACCT ATAGCAGAGCGTGCTATTCTCGCTAAGCCCATTCCATTCTGGGACCATCTGGTAGATCTCTTTAACGATGGCCAACTGGATTGTGCTGCCTGCATGAGAGACCCTGTGACGGCTGATGATTCTAATGAAGAGTTGGAAGCCCAGGACGCATTGAACCTTATGGCCACTTGTGCAGAAACAGGGGACCAAGATGGGGAAGACTTCGACAAAATAGGGTTGGAGGGTGAAGATGACCATCATGAGGTGGCAGCAAGTAGCGGCGGGGTGCCTTGTGAAGTGATGTCAGGTACTAGTGCACCATCTGCGCAGCCGTCTGGGTCATTTGCCGAGAGCAATATGGCTGCTCTCAAGCCTAGCGCAAAGAAGTTGAAAATAGTCAGCAAAACAAAGTCGAGCCCAAAGCTGCAGGCTCCAGTGACACGTGATGTCAGGAATAAGGATGTGTTGAACACTACCTTAGTGGGGATCCGTGACAGTGTTGCAAAACCAGTACGAACAGCAACAACATCAGACCCAAATGCTCCTCTGTGGAACATGCTAAAAGAAATTTCATTGACACCTTCTGATAGGTTATCAGTTGGAATATATCTTTGTAAGCCAGAGTTTGAAGTGCATCGAAGCTTTTTTATGAACATGGGTAAGGAGTACCTCGAAGCGTGGGCCTGCAAGTTCTTGTCTGGAGAGGAACCTGGAGTCTTATAG